The following DNA comes from Actinomycetota bacterium.
CGGTTCCTGCTGGTGTCGGGCAAGCCGCTCCGCGAGTCGATCGCTTGGCGCGGGCCGATCGTGATGAACATACAAGAGGAGCTGAGGGCCGCCTGGCGCGAGCTCGGAGAGGGGAGCCTCGTGAAGCACGGGGGGCTTCGGCGACCCTCTGT
Coding sequences within:
- a CDS encoding pirin family protein → RFLLVSGKPLRESIAWRGPIVMNIQEELRAAWRELGEGSLVKHGGLRRPSVYAAR